The sequence GCGCGGGTTTTACTTGTTATTTCTTTTCCTTTCCTTTATGGTTTACAGGTTTGGTGAATGCCAGCCTCCGGAAACTGCCTGCATCGTCGGTTAACGGTTTCGTTATGCAAAGTTGCAATTATAATCACTATTGTCCGGTAAAAGTAGAAAAATTATTTTTTCTTTTGCAATTATCTGATAATCAATAGCTATATTTTCAATTTTTCTTCATTTTTAAAAGTAAGCCCCCTCAAAAAGATTGGGCTGTCTCACCAAATCAGATGTTTTTTGCCAGTCTCTATCTGGATTTTCAAGGAAGTTTAGCAGATGAATGTAATTGAACAGGTGAATTTTGCAAAAACTCACCAGATTTGAAAATGCCCAACTCCTTTTCAGCCTTTTTTGTATTACCGTCATTAGCAAATTAGCAATCAGCGTACAATAGATCTGAATTTTGATGGCATTTTCATTGTCTCCCAGAAAATACTTCAACGGAAAGTTCTGCTTAATCTGCTTAAAAAGTATCTCAATTTGCCAGCGTAACTTGTATATAGCCGCCACAAAATCAGGTCGCAGTTCAAACAAATTGGTTAAAAACTCAAACTCGCGTTTTAAGACACGGTCGTAAAACCTTATTTTCCGGAGCTTTAACTTGCTTGTTGTTGTGCCTTCTTTTACTGTAAGTTCGATGATTTCATCCTGAAGAACGCCTGAATGAATATGCTCATCAATTTCATTCTCATAGATAGGCTCATAAACTGCATTGTCTTTAATTCGGGTAACAAAACCAGTTTCATTATCACTGAACTTTTTGAAGGCCTTGTAATCATTGTAACCCTTATCAAACACGAAAATAGTGTTTGGGTCCATTTTCAGTTTTTTCAACAAGACATGGTCATTTGTTGCTGAATTGGTAAACCAGACCAGCTTTGGAACCGCCTCATCAACATTAATCACAGTATGAACTTTGACACCTCCTTTGCGCTTTCCATCTTTTGGTTTTCGGCCAACACATTTTAAAATGTCTTTAAACAAACTGATAGTGGTGCTATCGAAAATCTCTATTTGCTTGTTAATTACATCCTTAATCCGGCTGTCCGAGAAAACATATCCATACTTTCTAAAGAGCTTGTTATAAATGATTCCGAAAACTTCGGCATCTCGTCGTTGGTTTGCATCGCCAAGCGTACTCCTTTTGGGAATGTGATCCAATTGAAAATGTTTGGTCTTGCCTGATAATCCTAGCATGGCTCCCGAGACCTCTCTTAATGAACAGCATTTTGCAAGCGCACAAAACAACATGCTTATCAAATGGTCTTTTGTTTTAAACCTCTTAACATACCGGTCGGAATCACAAGCTTTGCTGGCATCAGATATAATCTTGGGTTCAATTAAAGAAATCAGCTGTCCGAAAACGGATTGACCAAAAAAAAATGTAGTTTTGCTCATAGTAGTTTGATTTTAGCGAAGCAAAACTACTAAGAAAAGGAAGTCAGGCTATTATGGCCTGGCTCCTTTTAAATTTTTACCGGACAACAGTGAATTATAATAATTGATTTAGTTCATGCATTAATTCTGTTTTTGATTCAGATTTTTGAATAATATCCGATTCATGCTCATTTTTACCATTGATAAATTTTTCAATTTGAGCTTTTGCAAGGTTAATATCTGATGGAATAGATTCACTTTGACTTGAATCCCATGCCATTTGATAATGAGATTTAAAATAACCTCGGTACAAATCAGAACCACCTCGGATCAAAAAGGAATACGAATTATATGCAGTTGAATAATAGGGGTATGGATTGATCATCATATTCTTGGAAAGGGCAATCATAAAAATAGTTGGCGTTCCGCGATATAATTTAATGTTTAAATTCTGGGCCTTCGTTTTATGTTCGTTTCGGATTTTTGTAAAATACATTAAATTTTTAATTATCTCGGCTTCAATACCTCCGGGATCACGTCCTTCCTGTTGAGATCTATGGTGGGCTATTTCAGGATTCGTCATTAAAATATTGATTTTTACATTTTTTTCTAATAAATCGATTAACAGATCACGAAATTTTTGGTTTGAACCACTTGAATTATATCCAACACCAATTAGTCCTTTTAAAGAAGAGCCAACAATCACTATTTCATCATTTTCTTCTTTAATATCATACATCATTTTATCAATAAGCCTATCTCGATCATCTGATACCCCTTCAATTCCAGATGATCTAATCTGGGTCATTAAATTAAGGTCTTCAATAGGCTGACTCGCCACTTTATTTATCTCTATCGAAAGAACCTTAAGATGAACGATACCTAAAAATCCTGCAATAAAAAGACTCGCCCCAACAGCAACTAGTAATGAGCTTGTTGTAGAATCTAATTTAGCTAAAAAAGCGGCAATTATCATTATAATCCCAAAGACTACAATGATAACATTTGCTCCTAAATTACCTGGGAATAAAAATTTCATGTTTTTCATATGTTTAAGGTTTAGTGTTCATTGTAATTTTGCATAAACTCTGTAACCTTACCAAAGGTAACGAATACTTCCAAATCTGTCTGGGTAACCTTACCATTTGTTCCGGTTTATTTATTGCAGTGGCATTGGTCATCATGCTTTTTTCTCAAATTTGAGTGTTTTGAGCATGTTTTTAAGTTCGGCGCCGGGGCGGTAAACGATCTTTGCCCCTTTGATGGTAGCAGCGGTTACGGCATCGGCGGTTTCGGCGCTGTCGCTTTTCAGGTTTACGGTGAAGGTTCCGAGCTTGCCCAGGCTCACGGTGTTGCCGTCGGCCAGCTCTTCGGCCACGGTTTCGAGCAATCCCATGATTACGGCATACACATCGGTGCGGCTCACCGTGCTGTTGTTGGCAATCAGCCGTGAGAGCTTGTCAATGTCGGTCTTGCCCGAAGCGGTGGCAATGGCATAATACCTCGCCGGGTCAGCGGGCTTTTGCAGGTTCTTGCGTGCGGTGGTTTTGTATTTAATACTCATAAAGAAATTGAATTAGATGGTTAATAATGAATGAACTCATGACTCACTACCCAACCCCTCAAATCTTCAGAGAACAAAATTAAAAGTTATTTGTAACCACCGGGGCTTTTTTAACATTTTATTTTCGGTGCCTGCCCCAGTCGGATTTCTGCCGCGTTTTGAACTTCATGCTGAACATCCAAAAAAACATGCTAATAGAAATTTTTTTTCTTGCTAATAGAAATTTTATTTGTTGCTAATAGAAATTTTTTTCTTGCTAACCTTCATTATTCATAAACTTAGTGAATCTTTGTGTCTTTGAGCCTTTGCGGCAACTTTTTCTTTTTGCCACTCACAAAGTGATGCCTGTGGCACAAGACCCAAGACTCTAAGAATCATAAAAATGAAAGAATTTCATGAATTTTCCTGGCTAATAGAAATTTTAAAAGTATGTATTGTCTTTTAAAAAGATGCTAATGCTTTTTTTGTTGATCGCCAGGCTCAAACTTTGGGAGTCAACCGGTGAATCACCTGTAAAAGCCTCAGAAGTTGAAAGTTTGGCAGGTGTTTGAAAACATTCACCGGGTGACTTGCTCTGGCTCAAACGAGGGAAGCAGATCAATGGCAAACAGTAAAACCTTATCTCGATTTTCCATCTTAGTAGAAGTCGTAATGCATTAACAAACAAAACCTTATTTCCTTAATCCAGTATTTATCTGGGTGTTACAGAACCAAATAAGGTAATAAGGTTTGTATTGATCCGGGGATCATCTTTTCTACTAAGGTGTTTTTTATTGATAAGGTTTAAATTTTAAGCCACGCTTGTTCAGATGAGGTCCAGCCTCGTCTGGTCTATCATGTAGGCTCAGGCCTGTTACGAGCAGTCACCCGGTGAATCATCTGCAAATGCCACAAAAGTTGAAAGTTTGGCCGGCGTTTGAAAGCATTCACCGGGTGACTTGCCCTGGCTCAAACGAGGGAAGCAGATCAATGGCAAACAGTAAAACCTTATCTCGATTTTCAACCTTAGTAGAAGTTGTAATACATTAAAAAACAATACCTTATTACCTTATTCCCGGATTTATTGAATGGTTCAGAACCAAATAAGGTAATAAGGTTTGTATTAATCCGGGGATCATCTTTTCTACTAAGGTGTTTTTTTATTGATAAGGTTTAAGTTTTAAGCCACGCTCGTTCAGATGAGGTCCAGCCTCGTCTGGTCTATCATGCAGGCTCAGGCCTGGCACGAGCAATCAACCGGTGAATCACCTGTAAAAGCCTCAGAAGATGAAAGTTTGGCCGGCGTTTGAAAGCATTCACCGGGTGACTTGCCCTGGCTCAAACGAGGGAAGCAGATCAATGGCAAACAGTAAAACCTTATCTCGATTTTCAACCTTAGTAGAAGTCGTAATGCATTAAAATACAATACGTTTTACCTTATTACCATATTTCCGGGTTTATTGGATGTTACGCCTTCCCCCAAAAGTAATTCATAATGTCACCCTTTCAGGGTTTTGATGACCTGTTGATGACTTGTTGGTTATAATCATGCCACCCTTTCAGGGTTGATCTGCGAGAAAATAACGCTGCCTCACCCTTTAGTCTGCTTCTCTGACATGCAGGATAACAAAGTCGCGATCCTTTTTTCAATCCCGAAGAGCCTGTCCCGATCCCCGGGAGATGAAATGATTCTAACAAGAGGATGAGTGTTGGAAGCGGCAACCCCGAAGGGGTGACAGTTCTCAAAACCCTCGATCAGAGGAGGCTCCGGCCTTTTCTGGTCTATCATGCAGGCTCAGGCCTGGTAAGAGCAGTCACCCGGTGAATCATCTGCAAATGCCACAAAAGTTGAAAGTTTGGCCGGCGTTTGAAAACATTCACCGGGTGACTTGCCCTCGATCAGACGAGGCTCCGGCCTGCCGGTTTGATGCTGCAAATCGTTAATCAGGCTGGAGACTAAGCCGAACGCTGCTTAGGCGCTTAGTTTACAAAACTAACTCCCGTACGTAAGGGATTGTTTACATTGTTAGAATTTTTAACTGCCCCTCCGATCGGGGCGCCTACTGATTCACGCATGGATTTTCTCTTGGCCAGCTAAAAGTTTTTACTCTGCGGTTCTTTGCGCCTTCTTAGCGTATCTCTGCGGTAAAAAAAACATGAGGTTAAACCGCAGAGTTTTTACGCAGAGAGCCGCAAAGCTACAACTTGATTATCCCCGACGGGCTTTTCTCTCACAGGGAGAAATTTAGACACTGGGCGACGAAACTTAACCGCACTCTATCTCGTCAGTTGATAGTCACTGATTAACAATTCCGGTGAAAGATTTAATCTGACAGTCAATTTTCGGATCATTTCAACTGTGAGTTTTCGTTTGCGATTTAATATTTCCGAAACACGACTCTTTCCTCCGATTTCATTCACCAGATCAATCTGTTTAAGCTGCATTTCTTCCATTCTTATTTTAATCGCTTCAATTGGATCTGGAGCTTCAATTGGAAAATGTTTTTTTTCATATTCGTCAATCAACAGGCCAAGAACATCTGCTTCGTCGCTTTCTGCAGTTCCAATTTCTGCACTAAAAATGGTTTCAAGCCTTTTCAATGCCAGGGTATAGTCAGTTTCTGTTTTTATTGGTTTAATTTCCATGTCTTCTAATTTTAAATTGTGTTTGCATCAATCTTATCGTATTCAACATGAGTTCCTATGAAACGGATAAGGAAATTGCTGACAAACGGGTTTTGGATTGAAGATTTGATCAGCAGGCTCCTGAACTGGATCAATGAAACGCTGCCATCAGCAAATCCATATCCTGGTAAGGCAACCCGAAATATTCCCCGATGATTTTGTTTGAAAGTATGCCGTTGTAAAGATAAACGCCCTGTCTGAAGTAGAAATCGGACGACAGCAACTTGTCAATTCCACCAAGATCGCCGGCCCGGATAAGCATAGG comes from Bacteroidales bacterium and encodes:
- a CDS encoding IS4 family transposase, giving the protein MSKTTFFFGQSVFGQLISLIEPKIISDASKACDSDRYVKRFKTKDHLISMLFCALAKCCSLREVSGAMLGLSGKTKHFQLDHIPKRSTLGDANQRRDAEVFGIIYNKLFRKYGYVFSDSRIKDVINKQIEIFDSTTISLFKDILKCVGRKPKDGKRKGGVKVHTVINVDEAVPKLVWFTNSATNDHVLLKKLKMDPNTIFVFDKGYNDYKAFKKFSDNETGFVTRIKDNAVYEPIYENEIDEHIHSGVLQDEIIELTVKEGTTTSKLKLRKIRFYDRVLKREFEFLTNLFELRPDFVAAIYKLRWQIEILFKQIKQNFPLKYFLGDNENAIKIQIYCTLIANLLMTVIQKRLKRSWAFSNLVSFCKIHLFNYIHLLNFLENPDRDWQKTSDLVRQPNLFEGAYF
- a CDS encoding HU family DNA-binding protein; translation: MSIKYKTTARKNLQKPADPARYYAIATASGKTDIDKLSRLIANNSTVSRTDVYAVIMGLLETVAEELADGNTVSLGKLGTFTVNLKSDSAETADAVTAATIKGAKIVYRPGAELKNMLKTLKFEKKA
- a CDS encoding transcriptional regulator is translated as MEIKPIKTETDYTLALKRLETIFSAEIGTAESDEADVLGLLIDEYEKKHFPIEAPDPIEAIKIRMEEMQLKQIDLVNEIGGKSRVSEILNRKRKLTVEMIRKLTVRLNLSPELLISDYQLTR